The following are encoded in a window of Vigna unguiculata cultivar IT97K-499-35 chromosome 8, ASM411807v1, whole genome shotgun sequence genomic DNA:
- the LOC114194098 gene encoding dehydrodolichyl diphosphate synthase 2-like translates to MFSTTLPLPLLINRYHPLPSPSPTAPPRVTLRDDGTLLAKESLPPELVAELMPNHVAVIMDGHGRWAKPRGLAATEGHRAGVESLTRMVMLCCSWGIEVLTVFACSTENLARPKKEVDFFMRLFETTAKSSMECMQMKGIRVCVIGDLSKVPESLQRTVARVEDVTKDNKKLQLIVALNYGGKYDVVQACKRVAMKVKDGAVDVEDINESIIEKELETKCTEFPNPGLLIRTSGELRVSNFLLWQLAYTELYFSPKFWPDFGKDDFVDALRSFQHRQRRFGGRH, encoded by the exons ATGTTCTCCACAACACTCCCTCTTCCTCTTCTCATTAACCGTTATCAtcctcttccttctccttcacCCACTGCTCCTCCGAGGGTCACGCTCCGGGACGACGGAACCTTGCTCGCGAAAGAGTCCCTTCCGCCGGAGCTGGTGGCGGAGCTGATGCCAAACCATGTGGCCGTGATCATGGACGGCCACGGCAGGTGGGCCAAACCGAGGGGGCTCGCGGCGACGGAGGGGCACCGCGCGGGGGTGGAGTCACTGACGAGGATGGTGATGCTGTGTTGCAGTTGGGGCATTGAGGTTCTCACGGTTTTCGCGTGCTCCACTGAGAACTTGGCTCGCCCCAAG AAGGAGGTTGATTTCTTCATGAGACTGTTTGAAACGACAGCAAAGTCTTCAATGGAGTGCATGCAAAT GAAAGGAATTCGAGTGTGTGTGATTGGAGATTTATCAAAGGTCCCTGAATCTCTGCAGAGAACAGTTGCAAGAGTAGAAGATGTTacaaaagataataagaaaCTTCAACTTATTGTGGCATTAAACTACGGTGGAAAATATGATGTTGTGCAAGCATGTAAAAGGGTAGCCATGAAAGTGAAAGATGGTGCTGTTGATGTGGAGGACATTAACGAAAGCATAATTGAAAAGGAATTGGAAACTAAGTGCACTGAGTTTCCTAATCCAGGTTTGCTAATACGAACTAGTGGGGAGCTTAGGGTGAGTAACTTCTTGCTTTGGCAATTGGCCTACACAGAACTTTATTTCAGCCCAAAATTTTGGCCAGATTTTGGTAAGGACGACTTTGTAGATGCCTTGAGATCATTTCAACACAGACAAAGACGTTTTGGTGGCCGACATTGA